The Quercus lobata isolate SW786 chromosome 4, ValleyOak3.0 Primary Assembly, whole genome shotgun sequence genome segment CACTGATCCTGCCACACCCATAGCACCTGTTTCTGCCACCCTCACAATGCCTGTTTCTATCGTACCTTCTATACCTATTTCTGTCGTACCCACAACTTCCATTTTCATGGGTCCTGGTGAGTTTCTCGGCTCcttccttattttctttcttgcaAGTTTATTGCTTCTAACTTATGATTTCTTATCTCATACTCTTTGTTAGGTTCGTTGCCAACTGTCCCTTCTCAGTTTGAGGTGGGCAGTAGTTCTGCCATGGTTCCAAACCCCGTGGGTGAGGTCGTAGCCTTTTTTGTACATTTTGATCAGCTCGAGATTAACGACCTCGATCTTGCAAACTTCTGGGCTTCTGGTTCTCTTTACATGGACTTCCATGGCTTCAAGGTTCCCTAGGATTGCGTTTCTTACTTACAGGCAGTTTTTAGTAGCCGGGGAGATTTTATGCAGCGATTTCATCTTGGTCGTTCTCCCAGGGAGCATTTCTTGAAATTGTTGGGAAGCATAATGAATGATATTGAATATAACTTTGTTGATACTGTCTCTTCAGAGAGGATCCTGAGTGGAGGGTTGTGGTTCAGGAGCTGATGAGTGTGGGTTTTGCTGTGGAGTTCATTCTAGATCATCTCCATGAGATTGCCCGATCCTTTTTCATGAAAAAGGTTCAACCTGTTATAGACGCTATTGACACACGGATTGAGACTTTGAAGAAAGAGAGGTGGCAGATTTTGAAGGTTGTCACGAGCGTCTTCTTGCTAGCATTAGTGGGTCCAGTCGCTTTGAAGACCGACCTCTTATCTCTGGACTTCGTTGATGTAgtttctccttttttctttttgttcttttccttcttttactACCCCACCTTAGTACACTTTATCTACATACTTCCCTTTTACAACACTTATTTAGCTTATAGTTGCTACATTTTGGGTTTGTAACTCTTAAAATGCTGCACTTGTTTGCTATTTATGCTATTACTTTATGACATGGAATAACTTTTTATAATACTTCATGTCCTTTTCATTGTGTACTCATAAAAGCTTGTTACAAAACTTGTCTGTGACATGGtcacttgaaggaaaaaaaaagaacaaaaggtAAACCTTGAACTCATTGAATGAAAGGGACAACTACATAACCTTAACTTAGGCATAATAACGCTTCAGCCATTTCCCATTGATGGGATCCATTAGGTCCTTGTCATTCATCTAGGCTAGGCGATAATATCCACTCGGGTGTGTCTCTCTTATAACGAGGGGTCCCTCCCATTTGGGTGCAAACTTAGATGGTCTTGCCATACCTCGCCTGACATAGTCTGCCACTTTCAGTACAAGTTGTCCTTCCGCGAACACCCTTTCTTTAGTCATCCTGCCATAGGCGTTTGTCATATTTTGTCTGTATCTATGGCTACGCTCTTCGACTTCCTCCCTTCTTTCATCAAGTCCTTCTAGATCTTCACACCTTTTTGTCGTAAaggcttctccctctttttcctTCCCCTGCATCTGCATTACTCTCAAAGATGGAGTCATCACTTCTGCAGGTTTACTACCTCTGTCCCGTATACTaagaaaaatagtgaaaatCCTGTGGCAGactttggtgattttttatAAGCCCAAAAGGCGTCTGGCAGGTGTGTTGCCCATCATCCTGTGTACTCTTGGTTTATTTTACTGATGATCTTTATGAGAACCTTGTTTGTTGCCTCtgcttgcccatttccttgagggTAATAAAGCGATGAACGATGGTGTTTGACTTGGTAGAATTTCAGCATTTTCCTTACATTACTGTTGACAAACGGTGTACCATTATCGCTAATAATCCTATGAGGCACTCCAAATCTCACAATTATGTTCTCCTTGATGAAGTTTGCCACTACTCTTCCTGTGGCCTTTTGGAATGGCACTGTCTCTGCCCACTTAGTGAAGTACTCCGTAGCCATTAGTATCTATATGTATTTACGCGATGGTGGGTTAACTAGTCCTATCAAATtaagcccccaagtgtggaagGGTCATGGGGTGAACACACTATGTAAGTTATGGGGGTAAGTGTGAATCTAGTTGGCTTACACTTGGCAACTGTGGCATTTCTTCACAAATTCTACCATATCCTTCTTCATTGTAGCCCATCTGTATTGTTTTTTCTTCCCCTAGTGCTTCCCACACTCTCCCGAATGCACTTTTTTTATCGTTTCTCTTGCTTCTTCAGGGCCTAAACATCTTAAAGGGTCACCATCATATCCTTTCTTGCAAAGGACCGAGTTATGCAAAAAGTAGCACATTGCCAGCCTTCTAAGCTTGTATCTTTCACCGTGCTTTTATGGCAAGATACCTTCTGCCAAGTACTATACGAATGGGCTTCTCCAGTCTTTGCTGATAAACACAGCGTAACTTTCTTCTTTGTCTGCTGCGAGCTGGCAGGTCCCACACTGAGTTTGGACTCGGTCTGCATCTTTACCCATGCTTGGCCAATAGAAGCCTGCCCTTTGAAGTCTGCGGTAAAGGCTGCCCTTTGTCTAGCAGCACATCTAATTCTTTTGGAGTGCATGGTATTGGTGATGGAGTATCGTATTCCTTTCCGCCAGTCTTCCTTCTCCGCTCGCCAGTGGATACTGCCATAGCTTGCGGAGCGTTTCTTTTGTCCGAACTTGGTTTTACGGACTGGGTATTCTTTCTGGCCTTTTACAACAACTACGCAAACTAGGagatttctaaatttttcaaGACTGCCCTGTACTCCCTGAGCATGTTCGTCATACACATTTTCACCAATGTTCTTTCTTCATAATGATCATAGTAATCAAGTGCTATGTCCCTGAATCTTTTAATGTATTCCATCAAATTTTCGCCATTCCTTTACTTGATTGCTTGCAAGGTTGCAAGCGTTACTGTTTCTTGTTTGCAAGGTTGCAAGGTTGCAAGTTGGGATCGATCCTTGTTTTAGGCCGATGTATCAGGTGTACGCCCGGTCACATTGCGACTTGAAAAATTCTCAAAGACATAAGTCTTCGTTTGCAACATAAGGGCCAAGGGTATCAATAAACTTACTCACGTGCTCAACTGCACTTCCCTTCCTGCCATCATATTGTGCAAAGGCCCTTGACTCATACCTCTCGGGGTATGGTTTACTGAGTACCTTTAGTGGGTAAGGAGGCCTTCATGCGTAGAACCTCTCCTTAGGTGCTCTGGCTCTCTCTTATTCTAGGAGAGCCGTTACTTCGACTATAATAATGAAACATTGTTTCACATTCTATGGGACACCTCCTGCTGGTGTCTCTTCTTTGTCTGCCGCATGTTCTGGGTCATGCTGGCTTCCTTtctcctttgttttgtttgttttcagctGACGGATTTCTTCCATCATTTATTGCTGTGAGTGTTGCAAGGACTACAAAACTTCAATGAAGATGTTGGTATTGTCATTAGGGATTCTTGGCTGTGGTTGAGGTCTAGCCCCCACTCCGTTGTCACCTTTTGCTTGCTGCTATTGGTGAGGCATCGTTGGCCTGGACTCTGCTTGTGAGGGCACGACACTCATATTTCGTGTTGTTCTGGACTTTGGAGGCATTTTTTTGCGAGGGTTTCTGTCCTTATCTGCTTCTCAACTCCCCAGTGAAGTTGCCAATTTAATGTAGTGGGTCTTTTTGTGGTTAAAGTGGGCCAAGCTGCCTCTTGCGGTATTGGGCTCGAGtgttctgagtaagggagttgaaaCCGGTCCAACTGCAACTTAACTTGGTCTGGCTTATGCACAAACTATACCTCGTCTACCAGGAGTATGCTTACGGTGGGTGGAACTGTTTCAAATGGGTTGCGATAGGcagatatgataataataataatatcaaagaCTTTGAGATCTTTATTAAGGTGAACAGATAAACCTTAGTTTtaattaacaattattttataagagaAGTAAAGGGAACAAGTGGCTAGTATGTGAGCTGATTAAGAGAGTAAATAAATTAGATAAAGTCTGATTCGCAGGACCGAAACCAGAGAGGGAAGAACGCCCtttctcaaagtgaataatctctCAGGGAGATTCTGCCGtagaaattaattattttgaggGAAGTAGACCTGAATAGTTGGTACCCAAGAACACCTTTCGTTTCCGGCagaaagtaggattttgagagggagagagggaatcaacctattggtgcatacCTGCCGTTCtcactctctatcttttttctctccttcttttccaatattccccttttttcttattttttttttcttttcttaatctTTGTTTCTATTTCTTGGTTTTCAAGTTTTCAATACCATAGTGCTTATTGTTCTTGTTGTCGTTGGTCCTGTATAGGCAATGGCCTCTTTATAGTGCCTGTCGTGATCGAATTTTATTATTCTAGCCCTTAATTatctttgtctggtctgggtgtacctACCGACCACCATTG includes the following:
- the LOC115984581 gene encoding uncharacterized protein LOC115984581; the protein is MATEYFTKWAETVPFQKATGRVVANFIKENIIVRFGVPHRIISDNGTPFVNSNVRKMLKFYQVKHHRSSLYYPQGNGQAEATNKMQGKEKEGEAFTTKRCEDLEGLDERREEVEERSHRYRQNMTNAYGRMTKERVFAEGQLVLKVADYVRRGMARPSKFAPKWEGPLVIRETHPSGYYRLA